A single Plasmodium malariae genome assembly, chromosome: 6 DNA region contains:
- the PmUG01_06021000 gene encoding conserved Plasmodium protein, unknown function, whose protein sequence is MNKCKDSLRTKFEYKYLFYTLSFLSLNLGICNEYIKRKRIEHKDEKVKIYFDLTEKNLEIIDRKKYFKRVQKICEGFNFPISSISEAANNYFPLDYHLQYLSDAFEKKKNDLKSMVESVSKGKHRLVDKEMEVMIIDRMVDEVINYLLICNDKMKDNKSSWTFLRSIEWEHLKEYIIKRKRINVKSSSDFLNTFIDEMYAYIYLYLLINYKRNNFFDFMKVKRSYRHCSENVGKDIGLEVGNYLHINSQGIVNNSSFYIDNNEGNESRNHDDISIYGREAENPQVVDKAEYVLNMKTLREIHNCLSTYGVVVLKNFLPKESVDMIKRELFLEKEDMNISSFLMNKDQNVYCLRPTRGRQYCILRNSRISDTFVNIQQYWMNIIYSYLPVGLYENIFHLFDKDVLLKLNKINSLHIKTEQTDKIFLSELQLLNNEPLSETQSYHVDNGLSGISVILPLSTINMESGNFEFFIGTHLFSSFKKKKIKEKILTFKKFMNIYYKTGSSFIPTVSERDLIIYDSRILHRGLSNNLWVKNSSLIYRYDYKKYPAPGQDFIDIFSYIVIGKCISTFNLLGKYL, encoded by the exons atgaataaatgtaaaGACTCCTTAAGAACGAAGTTTGAGTacaagtatttattttacaccTTGTCCTTTTTATCCTTAAATTTAG GAATTTgcaatgaatatattaagaGGAAAAGGATTGAACATAAAGACGAAAAGGTGAAGATATATTTTGACTTGACAGAAAAAAACTTGGAGATAATAGATAGGAAAAAGTATTTCAAGCGAGTACAAAAAATTTGCGAAGGTTTTAATTTTCCTATATCAAGTATATCAGAAGCAGCAAATAACTACTTTCCATTAGATTACCATTTACAATACTTAAGTGAtgcatttgaaaaaaaaaaaaatgatttaaaaagtatGGTGGAGAGTGTAAGTAAGGGGAAGCATAGACTTGTGGACAAAGAGATGGAGGTAATGATAATAGATCGTATGGTGGATGaagttattaattatttactaaTATGTAATGACAAGATGAAAGACAATAAGAGTAGCTGGACATTTTTAAGAAGCATAGAATGGGAgcatttaaaagaatatattattaagagAAAGAGAATAAACGTAAAATCATCATCCGATTTTTTAAACACGTTTATTGATgaaatgtatgcatatatatacctgtatttgttaataaattacaaaagaaataatttttttgattttatgAAAGTGAAGAGATCGTATAGGCACTGCAGTGAGAATGTTGGTAAGGACATAGGTTTGGAAGTTGGTAATTATTTACACATAAATAGTCAGGGTATTGTCAATAATAGCAGTTTCTATATTGATAACAATGAGGGCAATGAAAGTAGAAATCATGATGATATTTCCATTTACGGAAGGGAAGCAGAAAATCCACAGGTAGTTGATAAGGCAGAATATGTACTCAATATGAAGACCTTAAGGGAAATTCATAATTGTCTGTCAACCTATGGAGTagtagttttaaaaaattttttaccaAAAGAAAGTGTAGATATGATAAAAAGAGAGCTATTTCTGGAAAAAGAAGATATGAATATATCCTCTTTCTTAATGAACAAGGATCAGAACGTTTATTGTTTACGACCAACTAGAGGTAGACAATACTGTATATTACGGAATAGCAGAATTAGTGATACATTTGTTAATATTCAACAGTACTggatgaatattatatattcttatttaccAGTAGGactatatgaaaatatatttcatttgtttGATAAAGATGTCTTATTAAAATTGAACAAAATTAACAGCTTACATATAAAGACAGAACAAActgataaaatttttttatcagaATTACAactattaaataatgaaccGTTAAGTGAAACTCAGTCATATCATGTAGATAATGGGCTAAGTGGGATCAGTGTTATTTTGCCTTTAAGTACCATAAATATGGAGTCTGgcaattttgaattttttattggtactcatttattttcatcattcaaaaaaaaaaaaattaaagaaaaaattctcacttttaaaaaatttatgaatatatattataaaacagGATCGTCATTTATTCCTACTGTCAGTGAACGAGATCTCATTATTTACGATTCGAGGATTTTACATAGAGGTTTGTCGAACAATTTATGGGTTAAAAATTCGTCTTTAATTTATCGCTATGATTATAAGAAATATCCTGCACCTGGTCAGGATTTTATTGACATTTTTTCTTACATTGTTATTGGAAAGTGCATTTCCACCTTTAACCTTTTAGGGAAATACCTCTAA
- the RPL31 gene encoding 60S ribosomal protein L31, putative: MAKAVKKQKKTLKPITKVITINLSKLTHDVCYKRKAPRAIKEIRNIAGKLMHTKDVRLDVKLNKFIWSKGIRNPPKRVRVKIERKRNEDEDLKEKMYTVVQHVMVDSYKGLVHECEANE; this comes from the exons ATGGCTAAAG CTGTGaagaaacagaaaaaaacgTTAAAACCAATTACCAAAGTTATTACCATAAACTTAAGCAAATTGACACATGATGTGTGCTATAAGAGAAAGGCCCCGAGAGCCATTAAGGAGATAAGAAATATAGCAGGAAAGCTGATGCACACAAAG GACGTACGTTTAGacgtaaaattaaataaatttatttggTCAAAGGGTATTAGGAATCCACCAAAAAGAGTTCGagtaaaaatagaaagaaaGAGAAATGAAGATGAAGATTTGAAAGAGAAAATGTACACTGTCGTCCAGCATGTAATGGTCGATTCGTACAAGGGCTTAGTTCATGAGTGTGAAGCAAACGAATAG
- the PmUG01_06021200 gene encoding myosin B, putative: MNKASELNNYFRINSEFVKKDESDVEKFYVWTHKSPNINLYPDIIFFKCLVTSIEGENYKLKEILPETNSEYIVKKEHLFNCNKMVNINSHRLNDMVHQNSAEVLNTLALRYEKNYIYTIAEPMLISINPYQLIDVNMNDYKTMNTHELPPHVYTYAKDAMLDFINTKNSQSIIISGESGSGKTEASKLVIKFYLSGVKENNDISKTLWDSNFILEAFGNAKTIKNNNSSRYGKYIKIQLDENQNIVSSCIEIFLLEKIRVVSQENEERSYHIFYEILRGMSEEMKNKYNIKSEDEYKYISNKSITIQEIDDVKDFEKLMNSFDKMNMSDIRDDLFLVLSGLLLLGNIAFDEIEKGGKSNCSELNDANLKIVNETSNLLGIEYENLRNGLLFSEKNIANQRIEIPLSVEESLSICRSISKDIYNKIFEFITKKINVFLSNNKELESFIGILDIFGFEIFLKNSLEQLLINIANEEIHNIYLFVVYEKESKLYKEEGIASDSVKYTTNESIIDLLRGKTSIISILEDACLAPGKKDESIVGMYTNKFSKHTHYSIYKRDANNSFMIKHTVSDVTYSISNFISKNKDILSPNILGLLKVSKNGLLKSIYGDIEISESLGRKNLISYKYLENLKKICSYLKSTNIYFIKCIKPNETKEKNNFNQKKVFPQLFSLSIVETLNIKFFFQYKYTFASFLSYFQYLDLAISNDSNLDDKTKVTMILEKNFNRDSYKVGKTMAFLKKDVVRGMREIINENLKGYKNVCTITSALITRIKKKKNVELNIKNLELTQAYLRKYKYVKEIK, encoded by the exons ATGAATAAAGCTAGTGAACTGAACAATTACTTCCGGATTAACAGtgaatttgtaaaaaaagatgaaagtGATGTTGAAAAGTTTTATGTGTGGACACACAAAAGCCCAAATATTAATCTTTATCCcgatatcattttttttaaatgtctAGTTACCAGTATTGAAGGAGAAAATTACAAGCTGAAAGAAATTTTACCCGAAACTAACAGCGAATATATAGTTAAAAAAGAGCACTTAtttaattgtaataaaatggtaaatataaatagtcATAGATTAAACGATATGGTTCATCAGAATTCTGCAGAAGTTTTAAATACGTTAGCTTTAAGATatgaaaagaattatatatatacaatagcTGAACCAATGTTAATATCTATAAATCCGTATCAACTTATAGATGTCAATATGAATGATTATAAAACGATGAACACTCATGAGTTACCACCACATGTCTATACTTATGCAAAAGATGCAATGCTAGATTTTATAAACACGAAAAATAGTCAATCCATTATTATTAGTGGAGAAAGTGGTTCAGGAAAAACCGAAGCTTCAAAACTTGTtatcaaattttatttgtcGGGAGttaaggaaaataatgatatatcgAAAACACTGTGGGACTCGAATTTTATACTGGAG GCTTTTGGAAATgcaaaaacaataaaaaataataactcaAGTAGGTATGGAAAGTATATCAAAATACAGTTAGACGAAAATCAAAACATAGTTTCTTCTTGCATTGAAATATTTCTActggaaaaaataagagtTGTATCACAG GAAAATGAGGAAAGGAGCTACcacattttttatgaaattctTAGGGGAATGAGTGAAGAGATGAAAAATAAGTACAATATAAAATCAGAAGATgaatataagtacatatcCAATAAGTCTATAACAATTCAAG AAATTGACGATGTTAAAGATTTTGAAAAGTTAATGAACTCCTTcgataaaatgaatatgtcTGATATACGAGACGatctttttcttgttttatCAG GTTTATTGCTGCTAGGAAATATAGCCTTTGACGAAATAGAGAAAGGAGGGAAAAGTAACTGCAGCGAATTAAATGATGCAAActtaaaaattgttaatgAGACAAGTAATTTGTTAGGTATAGAATAcgaaaatttaagaaatggTTTACTATTtagtgaaaaaaatatagcaaatCAGAGAATTGAAATCCCGTTGTCTGTAGAAGAATCTTTGTCCATTTGTCGATCCATTtcaaaagatatatataataaaatttttgagtttattacaaaaaaaataaatgtatttttaagtaataataaagaattagAAAGTTTTATAGGTATTTTAGATATATTTGGATTTGAAATTTTCCTTAAAAACTCCTTAGAACAATTGTTAATCAATATAGCAAATGAAGagatacataatatatatttgttcgtAGTTTATGAAAAGGAATCAAAATTGTATAAAGAAGAAGGTATTGCATCTGACTCTGTGAAATATACCACTAACGAGAGCATTATAGACTTACTACGGGGAAAAACGTCCATAATTTCTATTTTGGAGGATGCCTGTCTAGCCCCTGGAAAGAAGGATGAG TCCATCGTAGGTATGTATACGAATAAATTCTCTAAGCACACACATTATTCTATTTACAAACGGGATGCAAATAACAGCTTTATGATTAAGCACACAGTCAGTGATGTTACTTACAgtatttctaattttatatcaaaaaataaagacaTCCTATCTCCCAATATTTTGGGTTTATTAAAG GTGTCGAAAAACGGTTTACTTAAAAGCATATATGGAGATATAGAAATATCAGAATCCTTAGGTCGAAAAAATCTGAtctcatataaatatttggaGAATCTAAAAAAgatatgttcatatttgaagagtacaaatatatatttcataaaatgtATCAAGCCAAATGAAACTAAAGagaagaataattttaatcaAAAGAAAGTTTTCCCTCAGTTGTTTTCATTATCTATTGTTGAAAcattaaacataaaatttttttttcaatataaatatacatttgcTTCGTTCTTGAGCTACTTCCAGTACTTAGATCTTGCCATTTCGAATGATAGTAATTTAGATGATAAGACAAAAGTAACTATGATTCtcgaaaaaaattttaacaggGATTCGTACAAG gtgGGCAAAACGATGGcatttttgaaaaaggaTGTTGTTCGTGGGATGAGAGAAATAATTAACGAAAATTTAAAAGgctataaaaatgtatgcaCCATAACAAGTGCATTGATAAcaagaattaaaaagaaaaagaacgTCGAactgaatataaaaaatttagagtTAACTCAGGCGTACTTGAGGAAGTACAAATACGTgaaagaaattaaataa
- the PmUG01_06021300 gene encoding protein kinase, putative, translated as MLQYFVNKLFGDLPSNFSFVIGKKLSYERKTGYFEIYDGVSKNNEDVCIFIYEKKSKEENSSIRRYTSNHFKYCKKLIHPNILKVLYTHESDKRIYIVTEKCIPLICQRIKSDPIWGLYEIISAVHFINMCNYIHCLIGPYSVFVNSRGRWKLSLFDCVHESNENIHNILNDVRYHLFYNSECSSNSMNHIHSSELDSYGLGFLMTWSYKNYISLTTVCSNYPISVEDGKYYNRSTMNDSDSFVPGISTWDNGFYSNTVSATLSVDNNNRLSNGDKNTSNGDECIPRSLYGIYNMLKKGICAGYSMRSNNRVDLSVILNDDCLKKNTIVSTMLFLTELHMKSKNEKTKFLDDLLTNLDNIPTDVKVQMILPELVQNIEISENCVKCLKIILIISKDMTRENFEKLVYPNFCKYFSLTDRNVRYVLLECFHMVENHLNSNNMNEICTAYLYGFLDNNISIKNETIKNFIYVFPKLKKGFKSSSLNALLENLKQNDCCIKTNTIICIAKIAKYILADKQNILENVYLVGLHDPFIQTRVATIQSIKFTYDQFSTKKFVSNILPMLIKLLIDDAMEIRICAFEALDYIIVQLKNHLLLEGSGGINNKGTTSHDYITIHNDTISHSDIATGSMKTYKFMDKIKDIIQNKDKLNADPDGLAVQGECFNMIGLAENDMENNKYRAFLNSTVDELSLGKKVDKSLLNSSIDKAFLSNSMNNPHLNNCGKMYNNVYNSSRSNDKMGNSKKENTNHDDSSVHLSVDNYRGNQSTFIFSNKEMALYNKQENNFTFEEKNIRNNYSDRDMNIWDGKNEFDNEHKEHYNDNNYNVEIMNTSDHKGNGGVNTFKGNFEKRSTDKKKKKKIDLDIDDFFDEFDLKKESSSSRVKLSLL; from the coding sequence ATGCTGCAGTACTTTGTTAATAAACTGTTCGGTGATCTGCCATCAAATTTTAGCTTCGTAATAgggaaaaaattatcttaTGAAAGGAAAACAGGGTATTTCGAAATATATGATGGtgttagtaaaaataatgaagacgtatgtatttttatatatgaaaagaaaagtaaagaagaaaatagtAGTATTCGAAGATATACAAGTAaccattttaaatattgtaaaaaattaattcatccaaatattttaaaagtgtTGTATACACATGAAAGTGATaagagaatatatatagtaaccGAGAAATGTATTCCTTTAATTTGTCAAAGAATAAAAAGTGATCCGATATGGGgattatatgaaattattagtgcagtacattttattaatatgtgtaattatattcattGTTTAATAGGACCTTATTCCGTTTTTGTTAACTCAAGAGGTAGATggaaattatcattatttgaTTGTGTACATGAGAGCaatgaaaatatacacaATATACTGAATGATGTAAggtatcatttattttataattctgaATGTTCTTCAAATAGCATGAATCATATTCATTCAAGTGAATTAGATAGTTATGGGTTAGGTTTTTTGATGACTTggtcatataaaaattatatttcgtTAACAACTGTTTGCAGTAATTATCCCATTTCCGTCGAGGATGGGAAATACTATAATAGGAGTACGATGAATGATTCGGATTCGTTTGTACCTGGCATTTCTACATGGGATAATGGTTTTTACAGCAACACTGTTTCTGCCACTTTAAGTGTAGATAACAATAATAGACTCAGTAATGGTGATAAGAATACTAGTAATGGCGATGAGTGCATACCGAGGAGCCTTTACGGAATATACAACATGCTCAAGAAGGGAATATGTGCGGGGTACAGTATGAGAAGCAACAATCGCGTTGATCTTAGCGTTATACTAAATGATGATTGTTTGAAGAAAAATACTATCGTGAGTACCATGCTATTCTTAACCGAGTTACACATGAAatctaaaaatgaaaaaacaaaatttttagaTGATCTTCTTACCAATTTGGATAATATTCCAACAGATGTAAAGGTTCAAATGATTTTGCCTGAACTTGTTCAGAATATTGAAATATCCGAAAATTGTGTGAAAtgtttgaaaattatattaattatttcaaaagATATGACTAGAGagaattttgaaaaattagtTTATCCAAacttttgtaaatatttttcactgACTGATAGAAATGTAAGGTATGTATTATTAGAATGTTTTCATATGGTCGAGAATCATTtgaatagtaataatatgaatgaaATTTGTACTGCTTATTTATATGGATTTTTAGATAACAACATTTCGATAAAAAACGAAACTATAAAGAACTTCATATATGTCTTTCCTAAATTGAAAAAGGGATTTAAATCATCATCTTTGAATGCTTTATTAGAAAATCTAAAGCAAAATGATTGTTGTATAAAAACAAACacaattatatgtattgctaaaatagcaaaatatatattagcaGATAAGCAAAATATACTTGAAAATGTGTATCTAGTAGGTTTACACGATCCTTTTATTCAAACACGAGTAGCTACTATTCAATCCATTAAATTTACTTATGATCAGTTTAGtactaaaaaatttgtttctaatatattaccTATGTTAATTAAATTACTCATTGATGATGCAATGGAAATAAGGATTTGCGCATTTGAGGCATTAGACTATATTATAGTTCAACTCAAAAATCATTTGTTATTAGAGGGGAGTGGTGGTATCAATAATAAAGGTACTACTAGCCATGATTATATAACTATTCACAATGATACAATAAGCCACAGTGATATAGCAACAGGTTCAatgaaaacatataaattcatGGACAAAATTAAAGAcataattcaaaataaagataaattaaatgcGGATCCAGATGGACTTGCGGTTCAGGGAGAATGTTTTAATATGATCGGTTTAGCAGAAAATGATATGGAGAATAACAAGTATAGAGCATTCCTAAATAGTACCGTTGATGAGTTATCACTAGGTAAAAAAGTCGATAAGTCATTACTAAATAGCAGTATTGATAAAGCATTCCTCAGCAATAGCATGAACAACCCACACTTGAACAACTGTGGGAAGATGTATAACAACGTGTACAATAGTAGTAGGAGTAATGATAAAATGGGGAAcagtaaaaaggaaaacacaAACCATGATGATAGTAGTGTTCACTTATCAGTGGATAATTACAGAGGAAATCAATccacttttattttttcgaaTAAAGAAATggcattatataataaacaagaaaataattttacttttgaggaaaaaaatattaggaATAATTACAGTGATAGAGATATGAACATTTGGgatggaaaaaatgaatttgaCAATGAGCATAAGGAACactataatgataataattacaatGTAGAAATTATGAACACGTCAGATCACAAGGGGAATGGAGGAGTCAACACTTTTAAAGGTAATTTTGAAAAGAGATCaacagataaaaaaaaaaaaaaaaaaattgatttaGATATCGATGATTTTTTTGATGAATTTGAcctaaaaaaagaaagcagCAGTTCAAGGGTAAAACTAAGCTTGCTGTAG
- the ADF1 gene encoding actin-depolymerizing factor 1, putative, protein MISGIRVNDTCITEFNNMKIRKTCRWIIFVIENCEIIIHSKGATTTLTELVESIDKNEQIQCAYVVFDAVHKIHFFMYARESSNSRDRMTYASSKQALLKKIEGVNVLTSVIESAQDVADFK, encoded by the exons ATGATAAGTGGTATTCGCGTTAACGATACTTGTATAACAGAATtcaataatatgaaaattcgAAAAACTTGCCGATGGATTATATTCGTTATAGAAAATTGTGAGATTATTATTCATTCCAAAGGAGCAACAACTACTTTAACCGAATTAGTGGAATCGattgataaaaatgaacaaattcAATGTGCATATGTTGTTTTTGACGCGG tGCACAAAATTCACTTCTTTATGTATGCAAGAGAATCATCAAATTCGAGAGACAGGATGACCTATGCTTCTAGTAAACAAGcattattaaagaaaattgaAGGAGTTAACGTTTTAACCTCAGTTATTGAAAGCGCTCAGGATGTTGCTGATTTTAAATAG
- the SRSF12 gene encoding serine/arginine-rich splicing factor 12, putative — MSLLIRKLKFDTSPSMVREKFKKFGAIKDVYLPIDYYTKEPRGFGFVEFYDPKDAEQALKEMNGSEIDGNRIEVFVAQKGRSDPRLMRYKERGGGGGGTYAFRKNQNNKIRRRYISKSNSRYGSYSRDKMRRRDRSREKYRYRNSYDRRMGNYRDKRSYYNMKNYNDKYRNREYDRSYSRSRMSRDYRNDSSRHREKRRYDKYYRSSSRRVSRQSKYESRKKHDKKEDSNYKSKYDSNDEYSDETRNSSKHSKHQNISKSISFNTEKDEAKKKHEHTNEKDNSKEWKESEDRNEPSNRRDSVNSNEDESN, encoded by the coding sequence ATGTCCTTGTTGATAAGAAAATTGAAGTTTGATACATCACCATCTATGGTTcgagaaaaatttaaaaaatttggagCAATAAAAGATGTATATTTACCAATAgattattatacaaaagaACCAAGAGGTTTTGGTTTTGTTGAATTTTATGATCCAAAAGATGCTGAACAAGCATTGAAAGAAATGAACGGTTCAGAAATTGATGGAAATAGAATTGAAGTATTTGTTGCACAGAAAGGAAGATCAGATCCAAGGCTTATGAGGTATAAAGAAAGAGGAGGAGGAGGAGGTGGCACATATGCTTTTAGAAAAAATcagaacaataaaataagaagaaGGTATATTTCAAAATCGAATTCACGATATGGTTCTTATTCAAGAGATAAAATGAGAAGAAGAGATAGAtcaagagaaaaatatagatatagaaaTAGTTATGATAGAAGAATGGGTAATTATAGAGATAAAAGAAGTTATTATaacatgaaaaattataatgataaatatcGTAATAGAGAATATGATAGAAGTTATAGTCGAAGTAGAATGTCAAGAGACTATAGAAATGATTCTTCTAGGCACagggaaaaaagaagatatgataaatattacaGAAGTAGTAGTAGGAGAGTGAGTAGACAGAGTAAATATGAATCTAGGAAAAAGcatgataaaaaagaagacagTAATTATAAGTCAAAATATGATAGTAATGATGAATACAGTGATGAAACTAGAAATTCTAGTAAGCATTCAAAGCATCAGAATATTTCAAAGTCTATATCTTTTAATACAGAAAAAGATGAggcgaaaaaaaaacatgaacatacaaatgaaaaagataattCGAAAGAATGGAAAGAAAGCGAGGATAGAAATGAGCCGAGCAATAGGAGAGATTCTGTTAACAGCAATGAGGATGAATCaaattag
- the PmUG01_06021600 gene encoding merozoite surface protein 3, putative: protein MCKVFPITSFLLFFLNLCICENSENLPYGVQERQNINFIKRNLRNGFSKKNVSLQDEQDSTNLHSGLEVSAGDHNTLQSASNEEHSPGKLEDAVTQSTLEDEKLKSESTPIRKTEDTEDPASKAGDKSHDNSGPEDNGEKGPTSEDGSVSTLSVVKQSLEKSGDGGKDDPENPQKDKVEKEGKAQGELREDSTAGHGEPQEGVSHTEAGDGTSINPVSDETEKDMKPLQESLSLNQLPEVLSRGQQLRDPKSEESSLQKPPLSGVSSSEHPSLPDVTVQSKSTADEPLNEVIDHTLSTDRNPQGINSHSDERAPRTPTAPDQITEREDNGQDSSSPPIEGIDILKQEGELRPQSAIESTELPQEGPPKPMQQDGYPPADEAVKENRNGEESSEESQILKDKKELEELVKRQNLNVLEPVKLPDQATQNITDVDESVVEEREEQQGEEEEDISDDTMEDMIQEVIEGVMEEMKQQEDADAGEEENIDEDDANVDQLRESDIPKKHDVEGAKNKEQENENYNVPSQVTNTHNSLVDNYTYLADAKKEAEQLIKKMVTLVGGDPEIVDSLKDLAEDMGHYLLQ from the coding sequence atgtgtaaaGTTTTTCCCATaacatcttttttattattttttttaaatttgtgcATATGTGAAAATAGTGAAAATTTGCCATATGGAGTCCAAGAGcgacaaaatataaattttataaaacgtAATTTAAGGAATggtttttcaaaaaaaaatgtttcttTACAAGATGAACAAGATAGTACCAATTTACATTCAGGACTAGAAGTATCAGCAGGTGATCATAATACGTTACAATCTGCTTCAAACGAAGAACATAGTCCTGGAAAACTAGAAGATGCAGTAACTCAATCTACTTTAGaagatgaaaaattaaaaagtgaaTCTACTCCTATTCGTAAAACTGAAGATACAGAAGATCCTGCTTCTAAAGCTGGAGATAAATCTCATGATAACAGTGGACCTGAAGACAATGGTGAAAAGGGACCTACTAGTGAAGATGGATCAGTATCTACTCTTTCAGTTGTAAAACAATCTCTAGAAAAATCTGGAGATGGGGGTAAAGATGACCCTGAGAATCCGCAAAAAGATAAAGTtgaaaaagaaggaaaagcCCAAGGAGAATTACGAGAGGATTCAACAGCAGGACATGGTGAACCACAAGAAGGGGTATCACACACAGAAGCGGGTGATGGAACTAGTATAAATCCTGTATCAGATGAGACAGAAAAAGATATGAAACCACTACAAGAATCACTATCACTAAATCAATTACCAGAAGTGTTGTCAAGAGGACAGCAACTAAGAGATCCAAAATCAGAAGAATCATCATTACAAAAACCACCACTATCAGGGGTATCATCATCAGAACATCCATCACTACCAGATGTAACAGTACAATCAAAGTCAACAGCAGATGAACCATTGAATGAAGTAATAGATCATACATTATCAACAGATAGAAATCCCCAAGGAATAAATTCACATTCAGATGAAAGAGCGCCGAGAACTCCTACAGCTCCAGATCAAATAACGGAAAGAGAAGATAATGGTCAAGATTCATCATCACCACCAATAGAAGGAATAGATATACTGAAACAAGAAGGTGAATTAAGACCTCAATCGGCTATAGAATCAACAGAATTGCCTCAAGAAGGACCACCAAAACCTATGCAACAAGACGGATATCCACCAGCAGACGAAGCAGTAAAAGAAAATCGGAATGGTGAAGAATCCTCAGAAGAATCGCAAATACTAAAGGATAAAAAGGAACTAGAAGAATTAGTAAAAAGACAAAATCTAAATGTACTTGAGCCAGTAAAATTACCTGATCAAGCAACTCAGAACATTACAGATGTAGATGAATCCGTAGTAGAGGAAAGAGAAGAACAACAAGGTGAAGAAGAGGAGGATATTTCAGATGATACAATGGAGGATATGATACAGGAAGTGATAGAAGGAGTGATGGAAGAAATGAAACAACAAGAAGATGCAGATGCAGGAGAAGAGGAAAATATAGATGAGGACGATGCAAATGTGGATCAATTACGCGAAAGTGATATTCCGAAAAAACATGATGTAGAAGgtgcaaaaaataaagaacagGAAAACGAGAACTATAACGTTCCATCACAGGTTACTAATACTCATAACTCACTTGTagataattatacatatctGGCTGATGCTAAAAAAGAAGCTGAacagttaataaaaaaaatggttaCTTTAGTTGGTGGTGATCCGGAGATTGTCGATTCACTAAAAGATTTAGCAGAAGATATGGGTCACTATCTTttgcaataa